A stretch of DNA from Bacteroidales bacterium:
AGGGGTGAGAGGTGAGAATGTACTTATCCCTGTTTTTCGAAAATTATGAACAAGGTATTTAAACGGATGAAACTAACATGAACCGACGGGTTAACCCGCCGGTTCACACGGAGGAATGATTATTTTTATGATAAATATAAACGGATGAAATATACAAATAACCATTATCTTTGAAATTTTAAATTTTACTTCTATGATCAATGATTAAAAAATTAACCAATAGGTTTTTCACTCTAATTCCTGAGAACAACCAGCTTGAAAGGATTTGGATTTTAGCAAAAACGGATTTTAAGAAAAGATATTATGGAACATCACTGGGAATAGTTTGGGCATTAATAAACCCGTTGATACAGCTCCTTATCTATTATTTTATTTTCTCCGTTTTTTTTAAAACAACAATCCCAAATTTTCCCTTGTATATATTCTTAGGCCTTATTTTTTGGATGTTTTTTGCTGAGGTAACAAAAAAAGGACTGTTTACTATACAAACAAACAGGTACCTGCTGGAAAATATAAGAATAAACAAACTCGATATTTATTATTCAGGGCATTTAAGCATATTCTTTGCATTTCTATTTAATTTACTGGTTTTTTTTATTGCTTCGTTTTTCTTCAATATAAATTATAATATCAACCTGCTATTCTTTCCATTGATAATCCTGAATTTGTTAATACTTACCTTTAGTATTAATTTATTGTTATCGATTATTTATATTTATTTACGCGATTTTAATCATGTCTGGGATGTTTTTATGCTGGTAGCATTTTGGATAAACCCAATTGTTTATTCTGAAAGTGTGTTGTATGAACATAAAATTATTCTTTACCTAAATCCACTAGCAGGTATTATCATAAATGCCAGAAACAGCTTATTGTATGGGCAATCATTAGATTTATATCTTTTTACCTGGAATTATGTTTTTTCTCTAACACTTTTGGCAATTGGATTATTGGTTTTTAAGATTTATTCAAAAAAGGTAGTTGAAATTTTATAAGATGGGAAAGAAAGAGGTAATTATCAGGTTAAAAAATGTTAGCAAGACCTTTCATATTAAAGATAAAAATGTAAGTTCGATCAGGGGTAGATTTTTTAATCTGTTTAACCCCAATGTTTCAAGAAAAATTGAGGCGTTAGATGGAATTAACATGGAGATATATAAAGGGGAGTTTATTGGAATAGTTGGAAAAAACGGAAGCGGAAAATCTACTTTATTAAAAATTATGAGTGAGGTTTACCCTCCTGACAAAGGAAGTATAGTAGAAATAAGTGGGCGATTTCAGAAATTAACATTAGGAACAGGCTTTGATGAAGATTTAACCGCTCGTGAAAATATTTACCTGAATGCCTCACTCAATGGCTTGTCCTTTAAAAAAATAGGTAAAATATTTTATTCTATTGTTGAATTTGCAGAATTGGAAGATTTTGTAGAAACAAAAGTGAAGTATTACTCATCAGGCATGGTAAGCAGGCTGGCATTTTCTATTGCCGTTTATGCCGATGCAGATATTTTCTTTATGGATGAGCTTGTTGGTGGGGTAGGGGACATCAATTTTTTACAAAAGTCGGAACAGGTTTTTAAAGATTCTATTCTGAAAGGAAGAACGATTATTAATGTAAGTCACGATTTAGACATCATTAGCGAATATTGCGACAGGGTACTTTTATTAGATGGCGGCAAACAAGTTGCATTTGACACCCCTGAAGTTGTTTTGGATAAATACAAACGGATAAGTGAGGGGTGAGAGGTGAGAGATGAGAGGTGAGTGATGAGAGATGAGAGATGAGAGGTGAGGGGTGAAGTGTGAGGGGTGAAGCGTGAAGGGTGAGGGGTGAGACTACTAATTACTCCTTGCTTTTTTAATACAGATATTGTGAAAAGCTTTGAAAAAATATTTGATATCAGTGCGGATTGGGTGTTTTTCGTAAGCCTCCAGGTAACGCAACTCAGAAGCCATAATTTCTTCGATTGTGTTGGGCATGTCAGCGTAAAAAGGAGGCACTATGCCCGGTTTGTACTTGATCCTTTTTTTTTGGAGTTCTTTGGTATACAGGAAAAAATAATGCCGGCTTAATGGACGGACTCCCACAATCTTCACGTCCCCATTGATCAGGTTAATTAACATTGGCAATTCATCTAACCAACATTTTCGTAATAATCTGCCAAGGGTTGTTACCCTGAAATCATTCTTGAATTTTCCACCTTCCGCCAGATTATGATTTTTATACAAATAAGGTTGCAGGTATTCCGAAAAAGGATGCATTGTCCTGAATTTATACACCTTAATGATCCTGCCATGCTTGCCAATGCGTCTTAATTTAACATAGGGCCCATAAGTCGGGCTTAAGTCAAAAGCCGGTTCCTTTATTTTGCGGGCAACAAAAAACAAATAATTACCAATAAATGCTTCTTCAATAATCTCAAAACCACATGAATACAGTCTGCCCAGTGTTTCTGCACGGGATAATACCCGGTTTAAGCCCCTTGTCAAAAAGAAATAAAGCTTTTGGGTTATAATCAGCTTTGGCATAATTCTCTTCACTATATAATCTTCCGTATAGAAAATCCAATTAATGAGTGGGGGATATTTAGCCAGTATCCTTGCTTTACGAAGGGTTTTGGTCTCAACGAAATTAATGAAAAGCCCTCCTTTTTCCAGTTTGGAATTAACTGACTCGAAGAATTTATTTATATACTGTATATCATTGATTCGCTTTAAGTTAACAAAATATTTATAGGGTTTATGCTGGTTAAGGATGTTAAATATTGTGGTCGTAGCAATGATTAAAGTATTGTTACTTGTTATTGGGGTATATTGCGCGATAAAATCAAATTCCTTACTACCTACTTCTTTTATTATAATGTCTCTTAGCTGCTTATAACGTGAGGATTTTGTTTCAGTAATAGTTTCGACCGGGGCGAGCTCTTCAACTATTTCGCTTTCCACAAGGGTTTCTGAGGCTGCGAGGAAGCTATCAAACTGTTCGGCGTCTTTATTTAGAACTTTGTTTAATAATATTAAATAGCCAAGAATCCCTTCAATAAAAGTTGCAAGGATAACTGTATATATTAAGTTGAGACGGGAATAACCAAGGGAAGCAAAAAAGATAATAAATGTAGTAACAAATATAATTAATATATTGCTTTTTATTACAGCAAGTATAAAATCAGGCTTTTGTTTAGATTTTTTGGGGTTGTATTTATTAAATATTATTGAACTGACAATCCAGATGATCTCAAATAGAATAAATGGCAACCAGTAATAATTAAATAGTGCTTTTTCTTGTCCGGTCTTAAAGTATGCAGCAAGCAGGTATGCGAAAAAAACGATTACGATGTCACCAATAATAAGTAACAGACCCCACTTACTAAAAATGGCCTTAAAATATATTCTTGAATCTATAATTAGAATTCTAATATGTGTTCTTATATTATCTAAAGACTTACCTATTAAAAAGAAATAACCTAATACGAGTTCAATTAAGGTAGCAAAGAAGACAGTATAGATAATATTAAGCCTGGAGAAGCCAACTGAGATAAAAAAGATGAAAAATGTTATTATGAATACGATTAATGCATTGCTCCTAATGGTAGAAATAAA
This window harbors:
- a CDS encoding ABC transporter permease, giving the protein MIKKLTNRFFTLIPENNQLERIWILAKTDFKKRYYGTSLGIVWALINPLIQLLIYYFIFSVFFKTTIPNFPLYIFLGLIFWMFFAEVTKKGLFTIQTNRYLLENIRINKLDIYYSGHLSIFFAFLFNLLVFFIASFFFNINYNINLLFFPLIILNLLILTFSINLLLSIIYIYLRDFNHVWDVFMLVAFWINPIVYSESVLYEHKIILYLNPLAGIIINARNSLLYGQSLDLYLFTWNYVFSLTLLAIGLLVFKIYSKKVVEIL
- a CDS encoding ABC transporter ATP-binding protein, producing MGKKEVIIRLKNVSKTFHIKDKNVSSIRGRFFNLFNPNVSRKIEALDGINMEIYKGEFIGIVGKNGSGKSTLLKIMSEVYPPDKGSIVEISGRFQKLTLGTGFDEDLTARENIYLNASLNGLSFKKIGKIFYSIVEFAELEDFVETKVKYYSSGMVSRLAFSIAVYADADIFFMDELVGGVGDINFLQKSEQVFKDSILKGRTIINVSHDLDIISEYCDRVLLLDGGKQVAFDTPEVVLDKYKRISEG
- a CDS encoding sugar transferase; amino-acid sequence: MRNKHWFLLTCDIVIVFIAFLIATYLKTDNFKALFNQYWYQFISFEIIWVGSSLIFNKYKPSIFQIRYGFFISTIRSNALIVFIITFFIFFISVGFSRLNIIYTVFFATLIELVLGYFFLIGKSLDNIRTHIRILIIDSRIYFKAIFSKWGLLLIIGDIVIVFFAYLLAAYFKTGQEKALFNYYWLPFILFEIIWIVSSIIFNKYNPKKSKQKPDFILAVIKSNILIIFVTTFIIFFASLGYSRLNLIYTVILATFIEGILGYLILLNKVLNKDAEQFDSFLAASETLVESEIVEELAPVETITETKSSRYKQLRDIIIKEVGSKEFDFIAQYTPITSNNTLIIATTTIFNILNQHKPYKYFVNLKRINDIQYINKFFESVNSKLEKGGLFINFVETKTLRKARILAKYPPLINWIFYTEDYIVKRIMPKLIITQKLYFFLTRGLNRVLSRAETLGRLYSCGFEIIEEAFIGNYLFFVARKIKEPAFDLSPTYGPYVKLRRIGKHGRIIKVYKFRTMHPFSEYLQPYLYKNHNLAEGGKFKNDFRVTTLGRLLRKCWLDELPMLINLINGDVKIVGVRPLSRHYFFLYTKELQKKRIKYKPGIVPPFYADMPNTIEEIMASELRYLEAYEKHPIRTDIKYFFKAFHNICIKKARSN